The Akkermansia sp. N21116 genome includes a region encoding these proteins:
- a CDS encoding shikimate kinase, whose protein sequence is MQTSTSDSSTPLHIVLIGLMGCGKTTVGRELHRTMNLPFLDTDAVIEKDQNTTIPEIFAGQGEDYFRGLETSLLRRILTTPENGSMVISTGGGIVIRPENRELLRSLGYVIWLHADVDTLLQRVSRCSNRPLLRTPNPRKTLSDLTAERTPWYKESSHLSINTSNLTVSEIVFGIMESAHVFMSQRKI, encoded by the coding sequence ATGCAGACCTCCACCTCCGACTCCTCGACACCGCTCCACATCGTCCTGATTGGATTGATGGGGTGTGGCAAGACAACGGTCGGAAGGGAACTCCACCGTACCATGAATCTTCCTTTCCTTGATACGGATGCCGTTATTGAGAAAGATCAGAACACGACGATCCCGGAGATCTTTGCAGGTCAGGGGGAAGATTATTTCCGGGGCTTGGAAACAAGCCTTCTCCGGCGCATTTTGACAACTCCGGAAAACGGATCCATGGTTATTTCGACAGGGGGCGGCATCGTCATCCGTCCGGAAAACCGGGAATTGCTCCGTTCCCTCGGCTACGTCATCTGGCTCCATGCCGATGTCGATACCCTGCTGCAACGCGTATCCCGTTGTTCCAACCGTCCCCTGCTCCGTACCCCAAATCCACGTAAAACACTCTCCGACCTGACAGCCGAACGAACTCCGTGGTACAAGGAGAGTTCACATCTCTCCATCAACACTTCCAATTTAACCGTTTCGGAAATCGTCTTCGGCATTATGGAATCCGCCCATGTCTTCATGAGCCAACGCAAGATCTGA
- a CDS encoding type II toxin-antitoxin system HigB family toxin — protein MLILHRDILDDFKKKNARARKSLDIWLCIAQQADWTCPQDIKNDFSSASICPNDKVVFNIGGNKFRLIVVAVYAFGTLKIDWIGTHAEYDKICPIE, from the coding sequence ATGCTAATTCTCCACAGAGATATTCTTGATGATTTCAAAAAGAAGAATGCCCGTGCCAGGAAATCGCTAGATATATGGCTCTGTATCGCTCAACAGGCAGATTGGACCTGCCCCCAAGACATCAAGAACGACTTTTCATCTGCATCTATTTGCCCCAATGACAAAGTCGTTTTCAACATAGGGGGGAATAAATTCCGTCTCATTGTTGTAGCCGTCTATGCTTTTGGAACTCTTAAAATCGACTGGATCGGCACACATGCCGAATACGACAAAATATGCCCCATAGAATAA
- a CDS encoding phage protease gives MIVTSVIENGGKAPDAILWMPKGEHIISASKNGKPYRGKVIVTAAAVPKLQADLEAKLARNVKPVIYYDHKRGAVAYQPARFEWDDDKGIVLCGSWTRGGRNAVEGGDYGYFSPAFLLSKTGEVAGLPRDIEVGSLVNDPAFEEIERIAAAFHDWTDEELARFADIDDFQENDNNESLKAENQPASTSNKNMDIKQLQDIGILTADEVKAANAETIALDKLKKMKSDSEAKSEELEATKKKLTDKEGELTKCQKELDGYKDEIKAARDNTEAQAKAKVEEAVKAGKIGPKDESAQAFWQKALEDDFVTASKQIDAMGANPALSTEKVAGGKTVTEKKEDEEESGFDRLTAAFNEELKND, from the coding sequence ATGATTGTTACGAGTGTTATTGAAAACGGCGGTAAAGCCCCCGATGCCATCCTTTGGATGCCGAAGGGGGAGCATATTATTTCTGCGAGTAAAAACGGGAAGCCGTACAGGGGAAAAGTTATTGTGACGGCTGCCGCTGTTCCGAAGTTGCAGGCGGATCTTGAGGCGAAGCTTGCCCGGAATGTGAAGCCAGTTATCTATTATGATCACAAGCGGGGGGCTGTTGCTTACCAGCCCGCCAGATTTGAGTGGGATGATGATAAGGGTATTGTTCTTTGTGGTTCCTGGACGCGTGGAGGCAGGAATGCGGTTGAAGGGGGGGATTACGGATATTTTTCTCCGGCATTTTTGCTTTCCAAAACGGGCGAAGTTGCGGGTCTTCCGCGTGATATTGAGGTTGGATCTCTTGTAAATGACCCGGCATTTGAAGAAATCGAGCGTATTGCAGCCGCTTTTCACGACTGGACGGACGAAGAATTAGCCCGTTTTGCCGATATAGACGATTTTCAGGAAAACGATAACAATGAAAGCCTGAAAGCAGAAAATCAACCTGCATCAACCAGCAATAAAAACATGGACATTAAACAATTACAGGACATTGGCATTCTTACTGCTGATGAAGTCAAGGCGGCAAACGCTGAGACTATCGCACTCGACAAGCTGAAGAAGATGAAATCTGATTCTGAAGCGAAGTCCGAGGAACTCGAAGCCACCAAGAAGAAGCTGACCGACAAGGAAGGCGAGCTGACCAAGTGTCAGAAGGAACTTGATGGCTACAAGGATGAAATCAAGGCCGCCCGCGATAATACTGAAGCCCAGGCAAAAGCCAAGGTTGAGGAAGCCGTTAAGGCTGGCAAGATTGGTCCTAAAGACGAATCAGCTCAAGCGTTTTGGCAAAAGGCACTTGAAGACGATTTTGTTACTGCTTCCAAGCAAATTGACGCAATGGGAGCTAATCCTGCCCTGAGCACTGAAAAAGTGGCTGGCGGGAAAACTGTAACAGAAAAGAAGGAAGACGAAGAGGAATCAGGTTTTGACCGCCTGACTGCCGCTTTCAATGAAGAACTCAAAAACGATTAA
- a CDS encoding DUF935 family protein, giving the protein MINPFKRVYTYVVERYAQDKFDHWPTIYLDPKNLKGLKESIESGQLDKQEQLFMAMIQGWPRLKKNLNEVAGAVSRLQWGCTAWAERGQKPTPEDQEIADMVDSAIWRTSPDPTKWEQSTEDLLKSLAYIVACGQTVHEIMWKSDDIIYPRAFCPVSAKYYAWAYKHNEPDCLKLYPQGIDRMPDGIDFPPNKFLVGLSKGDLFHPIFNSKLRTLVGWYGASMWGLTWLVNYCQIFGIPFRIAKARGANAVEEAGKAMKQLASGGYAVSTENFEFEVHDATKSTSSIPQSVLIELADKVCDNLILGQTLTSDNKDGGAYALGKVHEGIRQEVIMDIASVVAEVLNTQLVKYIIQLNYGTLPSRLPRFVPTFPGDEANLDKVEFLQKAKDLGLDIQKDWSYEFLSIPQPSDGDDVLSNDGSDDYPDDYQDDTEDDIDPDEDDIAKAAYERGKYLRLS; this is encoded by the coding sequence ATGATCAATCCATTTAAGCGAGTCTATACTTATGTTGTCGAGCGATACGCTCAGGACAAATTCGACCATTGGCCGACAATATATCTTGATCCTAAAAATCTGAAAGGACTCAAGGAATCGATTGAGTCAGGTCAGCTTGATAAGCAGGAACAGCTATTCATGGCGATGATCCAGGGATGGCCTCGACTGAAGAAAAACCTGAATGAAGTGGCCGGAGCTGTATCGCGTCTCCAATGGGGCTGTACTGCATGGGCGGAGCGTGGACAGAAACCGACACCAGAAGATCAGGAAATTGCCGATATGGTTGATTCCGCGATTTGGCGAACGTCTCCTGACCCTACAAAATGGGAACAAAGCACTGAGGACCTTTTGAAGTCTTTGGCGTATATCGTTGCCTGCGGCCAGACGGTCCATGAAATCATGTGGAAGAGTGATGATATCATCTATCCTCGTGCATTTTGTCCTGTCTCTGCAAAGTATTACGCATGGGCGTATAAGCATAATGAACCTGACTGTTTGAAGCTATATCCTCAAGGCATAGACAGAATGCCGGACGGTATCGATTTCCCTCCGAATAAATTCCTTGTAGGGCTTTCTAAGGGCGACTTATTTCATCCTATTTTCAATAGCAAGCTGAGAACGCTTGTGGGTTGGTATGGTGCTTCGATGTGGGGGCTGACGTGGTTGGTTAATTACTGCCAGATATTCGGGATTCCTTTCCGTATTGCAAAAGCTCGTGGCGCGAATGCTGTTGAGGAGGCAGGCAAGGCTATGAAGCAACTGGCTTCTGGCGGGTATGCTGTTTCTACAGAGAACTTCGAGTTTGAAGTTCATGATGCGACAAAGTCCACGTCATCTATTCCGCAATCCGTCTTAATCGAACTCGCTGACAAGGTCTGTGACAATTTGATTCTTGGTCAGACGCTTACTTCGGACAACAAGGATGGTGGAGCCTATGCCCTTGGCAAGGTGCATGAGGGTATCCGGCAAGAGGTAATCATGGATATCGCTTCTGTGGTGGCAGAGGTGCTCAATACGCAGCTTGTCAAATATATCATACAACTCAATTATGGTACTCTTCCATCTCGCTTGCCTCGCTTTGTACCGACATTCCCTGGTGATGAGGCAAACCTTGATAAGGTGGAGTTTCTGCAAAAGGCGAAGGATCTTGGTTTGGATATTCAAAAGGATTGGTCATATGAGTTCCTTAGCATCCCGCAACCATCTGACGGCGATGATGTACTATCGAATGATGGTAGCGACGATTATCCAGATGATTATCAGGATGATACTGAAGATGACATTGATCCAGATGAGGATGATATAGCCAAGGCTGCCTATGAGCGGGGAAAATATCTGCGCCTATCCTGA
- a CDS encoding major capsid protein encodes MPKFLTLLDIQKKNGTSKDVAMIDEIMMTAPEVTSVSSRTIAGTTAKTYIRTGVPRVGFRMPNAPADYVASTYEVRTLELFSMSTLVFVDDLILEASVDGPASVMSAETIGVAQGCALSLGSQMFYGKRIDKDGFPGLYEFIDDSMLMSANEAKKDTEEGTSVYAIVEGPRGVQWYYGNGSGMKLGPWADKELPRKLENGEIGSVPGKGAKLNSWVAIVNHSKLTAARLKNIGDAEGTTLDDDKIADLLMRFPSGIKPTKLIMNRKALNQLRKSRQIVAASVNGGSVGGGSITTAPIPTDAFGIPILVTDSILDNESDLSSIKGISHYGQKPQGKIK; translated from the coding sequence ATGCCTAAATTCCTAACACTACTGGATATTCAGAAAAAGAATGGGACCAGTAAAGATGTCGCCATGATTGACGAAATCATGATGACAGCACCGGAAGTTACTTCCGTTTCATCCCGGACTATTGCCGGGACCACGGCGAAGACATATATTCGAACCGGGGTTCCCCGTGTCGGATTCCGTATGCCTAACGCTCCCGCTGATTACGTTGCCTCAACGTATGAAGTTAGAACTCTCGAATTGTTTTCAATGTCTACACTTGTCTTTGTTGACGATTTGATTTTGGAAGCTTCCGTTGACGGCCCTGCATCTGTCATGTCGGCAGAAACGATCGGAGTTGCTCAGGGGTGTGCCTTGTCCCTTGGCTCTCAAATGTTCTATGGAAAACGTATCGACAAAGACGGTTTCCCTGGACTGTATGAGTTTATTGATGACTCAATGCTCATGTCTGCAAATGAAGCCAAGAAGGACACTGAAGAAGGTACGTCCGTCTATGCCATTGTGGAAGGCCCTCGTGGCGTTCAGTGGTACTATGGAAACGGCTCCGGTATGAAGCTTGGCCCGTGGGCGGACAAGGAACTTCCCAGGAAGCTGGAAAACGGTGAAATCGGTTCCGTGCCTGGAAAGGGCGCAAAGCTCAATTCCTGGGTTGCCATTGTCAACCATTCGAAACTGACTGCTGCACGACTGAAAAACATCGGTGATGCCGAAGGAACAACTCTAGATGATGACAAGATTGCCGATCTTCTGATGCGTTTCCCATCCGGTATCAAGCCCACGAAGTTGATCATGAACCGCAAGGCTCTAAACCAGCTTCGAAAGAGTCGTCAAATTGTAGCCGCATCCGTAAATGGTGGAAGTGTTGGTGGTGGTTCTATTACGACTGCTCCAATTCCTACCGATGCATTTGGTATTCCGATCCTTGTAACAGATTCCATTTTGGATAATGAAAGTGATTTGAGTTCCATCAAGGGCATCTCGCATTACGGCCAGAAGCCGCAGGGCAAGATCAAGTAA
- a CDS encoding autotransporter domain-containing protein, whose protein sequence is MKLRLPTKLLAAVVAACSVCSSFAITIIDAGENTTISAETTGMYPILVINGGILTLNNVELLNIQNNSRISLGGNGSKLVTSGSTSIMPSLSSTGSNTIQNGNTDASDLLIDTLTVTTNIDDQGDPKATPLTIKNMTESRTVVRFLWAQDGAINIAAPERAGIWSETVLGTTGTIQNSSADLIVTSVGGATGSNPHSAKMNRLVLGGVGDYTDNQDGTFYENFAIRSMTLDGDGSEVILARDVVDIGNNLPMGITTVTGSLSGGGVIAAQGKQRLNLSGMESTTYSGVLSDNKRKIANNRITFEDNPDNVLSVSVYEADVTLVNAPRYTGFTMVSHQSKLAFEAGEVTLRDIQVSDTSSLSFDGKLNLAGNLWMEGQGRLTTGGDMVLKGDANSEEGYGNTIGASSSTPDDVRIQIGGALVGSLDETYYIDGSTASDGVNYVLTAAKGFSGLKDSSFAVLAEPETLQKADFWVDLSDTGLILNKLSIADAEAVWKNAAGATWTDGAAGWTIGGTETDGSFTNNSAVRFHDLADDTVPTTHTVTVADDGVTAGDITVVAGKNSNYTLEGGAATATKLTKYGASTLTLSNANTINGDILLNGGTLVLNNVGALGGTGKLAFGATSGQLKYGDGIAPTFETTVDDLSTRVSGVMRLDLNGNKVTWTTQAKNSTDWLTDVTLSNSNTDTVGALKTSTLPSGTLTLGKGTEWVLNMSDGAFTVPTALKGEGAVRLSGGTAGLILSSTGVPVSLEAQEEFTGKWIFDNYFEKNLDLTQLGKNATVVFDNCSSDTDRYFASGILTFEQNIELLNSGLTLRNGYSTAVYTFTGKWTGDGTFNRSSVIADTYIFAGDMSEFAGNMTTNANNSVFFGGRDSAAWATGDLNHVTGTGAITAGKEIVYFYSNDVKSANSYAGTGTLIKKGTNAMTLTKDVTIANITIEGGTLTLGAGVTQLTSTSIANNGALKFSLGSTNMAVNSNISGNGGITHAGSGNVTLNGDNTYQGNTIVSGGGTLTATKDGSFGAGKFILTDGILDLGGKTMGNEMLLEKGSVLQAEQFNGVKNVTVKMTSGAGDMSLGGMGGSALKSIDTSAVNSATDSGPVISGITGGMSLDKLALTVRAGNIYIASNPEVLDLASDRAEAVNLVQLGDSVDTVTVAASKLSFNLNNEATISLLKDLRSQNDHGVAGIAVTNGKLDVTGNINDVSASPLLGYLGFAAIGKDDAALGWKDDGCLYMSGYTGKVYLVTDDADTTNSHVIEAYGTMEPFESIAVEGDQTLKINLPGAPEADREGRGLELKNLIADEGSHILVTNTAGTGNALVDINSEISQNGGLIVSADLSGKNGVDFRKTGEGTTVVDGDINTDGALIAGDGTLILNSKSVTTGSILLDGGVLDIANSITTGALGGTDGSLTIQDGKVLTLTGTDGSESVLSGVTVSGKTTWMLKGNANLKMGEGSRLSGQELEVRENAVFNMGAETHSVSSFNGDGTLKGEGGRLTVATDGSDVFSGQLSGNGTVAKDGSGSLSLKTAGTSGIALSLNKGILALSGSPDGHVAYAGLSTASGTTLKLAPGADGSSNMSMDLGSGNLELANNTRVELSVIPLVRAGMAGPVVTTQGNVSVGSGSLFVLGCGEEYKNPESFSDLSMVLFKGSQASLGDHVTVEGKGLFLVYYTDLALVNDGAGSIVLTGRQQDDNIFLRVAQSSNARAGAELAWDARMAVSESSVLGSALAAMADSVYSADSSTVSKSLAAMAGSSIPSLLTAQKDMLRTQLSQLRNRTVFMGTSQGFETKDLPYYNMWVQATGNYSQLDADGDDSGYKMNSWGGMLGMDCDVTRNLTLGAALTVSYGDFTSNDVDHLSADTEYYYLSMFGRYQSKAWGHTLILTGGWNNADMDRTVAYDGGSYTAKAKPTGFGFGAMYELTYDIPGDDNGNTVWQPLFNASVIRANLNDFCENSAGDAGLDVRDLSGTLATLALGGRVVTVGGENMFGRGSIFHLRLNVAQDFGDTRSEAKVNLLGNAGFSQKVRASEAGTTAIQAGAGMAVPVGVDAAIYLDFNLDARSRQIALDASLGYRVQL, encoded by the coding sequence ATGAAACTTAGATTACCAACCAAGTTATTGGCAGCCGTTGTTGCTGCGTGTTCCGTGTGTTCCTCATTCGCAATTACAATTATTGATGCTGGGGAAAACACGACGATTTCCGCCGAAACTACGGGTATGTATCCTATTTTGGTTATTAATGGAGGTATTTTGACTTTGAATAATGTCGAGTTGCTGAATATACAGAATAATTCCCGTATCAGCTTAGGCGGCAATGGCTCCAAACTCGTTACGAGCGGCAGTACATCGATCATGCCGAGTCTCAGCTCAACGGGTAGCAATACGATTCAAAACGGCAATACGGATGCGAGTGACTTGTTGATTGATACTCTAACGGTAACAACTAATATTGATGATCAAGGGGATCCAAAGGCAACGCCTCTGACGATCAAGAATATGACAGAGAGCCGTACTGTGGTGAGGTTTCTCTGGGCCCAGGATGGTGCGATTAATATTGCCGCACCTGAAAGAGCGGGGATATGGAGTGAGACTGTTCTTGGTACAACGGGAACCATACAAAACAGTAGTGCGGATCTTATCGTTACTTCCGTTGGTGGGGCTACCGGCAGCAATCCCCATTCCGCCAAGATGAATCGTCTTGTCCTTGGTGGAGTAGGGGATTATACCGACAATCAAGATGGAACGTTTTATGAAAACTTTGCCATCCGCTCCATGACGTTGGATGGCGATGGATCGGAAGTTATTTTGGCTAGAGACGTTGTAGACATTGGTAATAATTTGCCTATGGGGATTACGACTGTGACAGGTTCCTTGAGTGGCGGCGGTGTTATTGCAGCCCAGGGAAAGCAGCGTTTGAATCTTTCCGGTATGGAATCGACGACTTACTCAGGCGTTTTATCCGATAACAAGAGGAAGATTGCCAATAACCGTATCACTTTTGAAGACAATCCGGACAACGTGTTGTCCGTATCCGTTTATGAGGCGGATGTTACATTGGTGAATGCTCCCAGATACACCGGTTTTACGATGGTGAGCCATCAATCCAAGTTGGCTTTTGAGGCTGGTGAAGTGACTTTGCGTGATATTCAAGTTTCAGATACTTCGTCGCTTTCCTTTGACGGGAAGCTCAATTTGGCCGGCAATCTCTGGATGGAGGGTCAGGGGCGCCTGACAACGGGAGGAGACATGGTACTCAAAGGTGATGCGAACAGTGAGGAGGGGTACGGAAACACGATTGGTGCGTCGTCGTCTACGCCGGATGATGTACGCATCCAGATCGGGGGAGCTTTGGTTGGCTCTCTTGATGAAACCTATTATATCGATGGATCAACGGCATCGGATGGTGTTAATTATGTGTTGACCGCTGCGAAAGGTTTTTCCGGTTTGAAGGATTCTTCTTTTGCCGTTCTGGCTGAGCCTGAAACTTTGCAGAAGGCTGACTTCTGGGTGGATTTGTCGGATACAGGATTGATACTCAATAAATTGTCGATTGCTGACGCGGAAGCCGTGTGGAAAAATGCCGCCGGGGCTACTTGGACGGATGGTGCTGCTGGTTGGACAATTGGTGGCACGGAGACAGATGGCAGTTTCACGAATAATTCGGCTGTTCGTTTCCATGATCTAGCTGACGATACGGTGCCGACGACCCATACGGTGACAGTTGCCGATGATGGTGTGACGGCCGGCGACATAACGGTTGTTGCCGGAAAGAATTCCAATTATACGTTGGAGGGCGGGGCTGCCACGGCAACGAAATTGACCAAGTACGGTGCTTCGACATTGACGCTTTCCAATGCAAATACGATCAATGGCGATATCCTTCTCAACGGAGGTACGCTTGTGCTGAACAATGTTGGTGCTCTAGGCGGTACCGGTAAATTGGCTTTTGGTGCGACGAGCGGTCAGTTGAAATACGGAGATGGAATTGCACCCACTTTCGAAACGACTGTCGATGACTTGTCCACCCGTGTCAGCGGCGTAATGCGTCTGGATTTGAATGGCAATAAGGTTACGTGGACGACTCAGGCGAAGAACAGCACCGACTGGCTGACGGATGTCACGCTGTCCAATTCCAACACGGATACCGTGGGGGCGTTGAAGACCTCGACTCTCCCGAGCGGAACTTTGACATTGGGCAAGGGTACGGAATGGGTGTTGAATATGTCGGATGGTGCATTTACGGTTCCTACGGCATTGAAGGGAGAAGGTGCCGTCCGGTTGTCGGGTGGTACGGCTGGCTTGATTCTGTCCTCCACGGGCGTACCTGTCTCTTTGGAAGCCCAGGAAGAATTTACCGGGAAATGGATTTTCGACAATTATTTCGAAAAAAATCTGGATCTGACGCAACTTGGAAAGAATGCAACGGTCGTGTTCGATAATTGCAGCTCGGATACGGATCGTTATTTTGCTAGTGGAATATTAACTTTTGAGCAGAATATAGAATTGCTCAATAGCGGTTTGACTCTGAGGAACGGATATTCCACTGCCGTGTACACATTTACAGGGAAGTGGACGGGAGATGGCACATTCAATCGTTCGTCTGTTATTGCTGATACTTATATTTTTGCCGGAGATATGTCGGAATTTGCCGGCAATATGACGACTAATGCAAATAATAGTGTCTTTTTTGGAGGAAGGGATTCCGCCGCCTGGGCAACGGGAGATTTGAACCATGTTACGGGAACCGGTGCGATTACGGCAGGAAAGGAGATTGTGTACTTCTATAGCAATGACGTTAAATCCGCCAACTCTTATGCCGGTACGGGAACCCTGATCAAAAAGGGAACGAATGCCATGACGTTGACGAAAGACGTGACAATTGCGAATATTACGATCGAGGGCGGTACTCTTACCCTGGGCGCTGGCGTGACCCAACTGACCTCGACGAGCATTGCCAATAATGGCGCGTTGAAGTTCTCCCTTGGCTCAACCAACATGGCGGTGAACAGCAATATCTCCGGAAACGGAGGGATCACTCATGCCGGATCGGGGAATGTGACGCTGAACGGCGACAATACGTATCAAGGCAATACAATTGTGTCCGGAGGCGGTACGCTGACGGCTACGAAGGATGGATCTTTCGGTGCCGGCAAATTCATACTTACCGACGGTATCCTGGATCTCGGTGGTAAAACCATGGGTAACGAGATGCTTTTGGAAAAAGGTAGCGTTCTTCAGGCAGAACAGTTTAACGGCGTTAAAAATGTAACGGTGAAGATGACGTCCGGAGCTGGAGACATGTCTCTTGGCGGTATGGGCGGTTCTGCCCTGAAATCCATTGATACTTCAGCTGTTAATTCCGCTACGGATTCCGGGCCGGTTATATCCGGCATCACCGGAGGAATGTCTTTGGACAAACTGGCCCTGACTGTCCGGGCCGGCAACATTTACATTGCTTCCAATCCGGAAGTGCTGGATCTTGCTTCCGACCGGGCCGAGGCGGTCAATCTTGTCCAATTGGGAGATTCTGTTGATACGGTTACGGTGGCTGCATCCAAATTGTCCTTCAATCTGAATAATGAAGCGACGATTTCTTTGCTGAAGGACTTGCGCAGCCAGAATGATCATGGTGTTGCCGGGATTGCCGTGACGAATGGAAAACTGGATGTTACGGGCAATATTAATGATGTCAGTGCGTCTCCTCTCCTGGGGTATCTCGGTTTTGCCGCTATCGGCAAAGACGATGCGGCCTTGGGATGGAAGGATGACGGTTGCTTGTATATGAGCGGTTACACCGGCAAGGTTTATTTGGTGACGGATGATGCGGACACAACCAATTCGCATGTGATCGAAGCTTATGGAACCATGGAGCCGTTTGAATCCATCGCTGTGGAAGGAGACCAGACTCTGAAGATCAACCTCCCGGGGGCTCCTGAAGCGGATCGTGAAGGCCGTGGCCTGGAACTGAAAAACCTGATTGCGGATGAAGGCTCCCACATCCTTGTGACCAATACGGCGGGAACCGGGAATGCTCTTGTGGATATCAACAGCGAAATTTCGCAGAACGGAGGCTTGATTGTTTCCGCTGATTTGTCCGGGAAAAACGGTGTTGATTTCCGCAAGACCGGAGAGGGTACGACGGTTGTTGACGGAGACATAAACACGGACGGCGCTTTGATTGCTGGCGATGGAACGTTGATCTTGAACAGTAAATCCGTCACGACCGGCAGTATCCTGCTGGACGGCGGTGTTCTGGATATTGCCAACTCCATTACGACTGGCGCCCTGGGCGGTACGGACGGTTCCTTGACGATCCAGGACGGTAAAGTGCTTACTCTTACCGGGACGGATGGTTCCGAATCCGTCTTGTCCGGCGTGACTGTTTCCGGAAAAACAACATGGATGCTGAAGGGCAATGCCAACCTCAAGATGGGGGAAGGCAGCCGATTATCCGGGCAGGAATTGGAAGTCCGCGAGAATGCCGTTTTCAATATGGGGGCGGAAACGCACTCCGTGTCATCGTTTAACGGCGACGGTACCTTGAAGGGCGAGGGGGGCCGGCTGACGGTGGCAACAGACGGCAGCGATGTCTTTTCCGGTCAATTGTCCGGAAACGGTACGGTTGCCAAGGATGGTAGCGGTTCTCTTTCTTTGAAAACTGCCGGTACCTCTGGTATCGCTTTATCCCTGAACAAAGGTATTCTGGCCCTGTCCGGCTCTCCTGACGGACATGTTGCCTATGCCGGGCTGTCTACGGCTTCGGGGACGACCTTGAAGCTGGCTCCCGGTGCGGATGGTTCCTCCAATATGTCGATGGACCTGGGGTCCGGTAATTTGGAGCTTGCTAACAACACGCGTGTCGAATTGTCCGTGATTCCGCTTGTACGCGCCGGTATGGCGGGCCCCGTCGTGACGACCCAGGGGAACGTATCTGTCGGCTCCGGTTCATTGTTTGTACTGGGCTGTGGGGAAGAGTACAAGAATCCGGAAAGCTTCTCTGACCTTTCCATGGTTCTCTTCAAGGGATCTCAGGCGAGCCTGGGGGATCATGTGACGGTAGAAGGCAAAGGACTCTTCCTGGTGTATTACACCGATCTTGCGCTTGTTAATGACGGTGCCGGTTCAATTGTTCTGACAGGGCGTCAGCAGGATGACAACATCTTCCTGCGCGTTGCCCAGTCCTCCAATGCCCGGGCCGGTGCCGAACTTGCCTGGGATGCCCGTATGGCGGTTAGTGAATCTTCCGTCCTGGGAAGCGCTCTGGCGGCGATGGCCGATTCGGTGTATTCCGCCGATTCGTCTACTGTTTCCAAATCGTTAGCAGCCATGGCCGGTAGCTCCATCCCGAGCTTGTTGACTGCCCAGAAGGATATGCTGCGCACACAATTGTCGCAATTACGGAACCGGACGGTCTTCATGGGAACATCGCAGGGATTCGAAACCAAGGATCTCCCCTACTACAACATGTGGGTACAGGCAACCGGCAATTACAGCCAGCTGGATGCCGATGGTGACGATAGCGGCTACAAGATGAACTCCTGGGGCGGCATGCTCGGCATGGATTGCGACGTGACGAGGAATCTGACTCTCGGCGCGGCTTTGACTGTCTCCTACGGAGACTTTACTTCGAACGACGTGGATCACTTGTCGGCCGATACGGAGTACTACTACCTGAGTATGTTCGGACGTTACCAGAGCAAGGCCTGGGGGCATACGCTGATCTTAACCGGCGGCTGGAACAATGCGGACATGGATCGTACCGTTGCCTACGATGGCGGCAGTTATACGGCAAAGGCCAAGCCGACGGGCTTCGGATTCGGCGCCATGTATGAATTGACCTACGACATCCCGGGAGACGACAATGGCAATACGGTCTGGCAGCCTCTGTTCAACGCATCGGTAATCCGGGCCAATCTGAACGACTTCTGCGAAAACAGTGCAGGTGATGCCGGATTGGATGTTCGTGACCTGAGCGGTACGCTCGCAACGCTGGCTCTCGGCGGCCGTGTGGTGACGGTTGGCGGAGAAAACATGTTTGGCCGTGGATCGATCTTCCATCTGCGGTTGAACGTGGCCCAGGATTTTGGAGACACTCGCAGCGAAGCGAAGGTGAACTTGCTTGGCAATGCCGGGTTCTCACAGAAGGTGCGTGCATCGGAAGCAGGGACGACAGCTATCCAGGCCGGTGCCGGCATGGCCGTGCCGGTGGGTGTGGATGCTGCCATCTACCTCGACTTTAACTTGGATGCCCGCAGCCGCCAGATTGCTCTTGATGCCAGCCTTGGTTATCGCGTGCAACTGTAA